Part of the Streptomyces sp. NBC_01353 genome, AGCGGCGGCAGCATGGCCGCGAAGAGACGCTGCAGCCAGATCCTCGGCGCGAGCCCGGAGCGCTCGACCAGCTCGGCGACGAACGCCCGGCCGTCCGGGTCGGTGTGGAGCAGGGCCGCGAGGGTGCGGGCGCGCTCGCCGGGCGGGAGCCTGAGGGGTTCGCGCCAGATCGCGCCGAGGAGTTCCTTGTACTGGTACGGGACCTCGGGCAGCCGGTCGTAGAGGGGGTGCTCGACCGTGACGGAGGCTACTTCGCCGAGCAGGATCACCCCGCACTCGTCGCGCAGGAACGGGTCGGCGTCCCGCAGTCCGTGGACCCAGGAGGTGACGGCGGGGGCGGCGAGGGTCCGTTCCGTGGGGAGGCCGCGCCAGACGAGAGTGTTGAGGACCGACAGCGGAAGCTTGACGGTGTGCCTGTCGGGCCGGCTCGTGTTGAGGAACGTGCGGATGGACTGCTGCGGCAGCCGGAGGTCCCCGTCGGCCGTCAGCGGCACGATGGCTCCGGCGGCGACGGCGGGGGCGTAGAGCGGGAGGACGATCTCGTCCCACTGCCAGGGGTGGACGGGCAGGAGGAGGTACGTCTCGGGGTCGAGCCCTCGGGCCCGCAGCGTGCCGTGGAAGGTCTCGCGGATGTCGGCGTCGAGCTCGCCCGCGTAGAGGCGGTCCGGAGTGTCGAGGCCAGGGACTCCGCGGTAAGCGGCGAGGTCGGTGCTCACGGCGATCCAGGGGAGCCGGGTGGTACGGCGGGCCTCGGGCGCCCAGCGGGCCGTGTCGGTCGCGGAGAAGCCGATCCGGCCCTTGTTGAGGACGAGCCACGGATGCCCGGTCTGATGGCCTTCGAGTTCGGCGTATCCGAGATCGGCCAGCCGGTCGGCCGTCAGCGCGGTCCGCTCGAGGCGGGCGTCGGCGGCGAGGGTGGTGGTGAACTCGCGGATGAGATGGCCGAGGGTGGCGCCGTCGAGGCGGAGGAGCACGCGGGCCCGGACGAGGAAGTCGAGGGGGTCGGTCATCGGCTGCCCGTCGAGGGCGAGGGAGTCGGGAGCGACCCGCCAGCTTCCGTAGGCGCCACGGCGGGCCGTGAAGGTGAGTGGCGAGCCGTCGTCGAGCTGCAGGAGGTAGCGGTCGGTGTCGCCGGCGGTGTCGGTCGCCGGGTCGGCGGAGACGGGGACGGGCTCGACGATCTCCTCGTACGCGAACTCGCCGATGGTCTTGGCGAGCAGGCGCGCTGCGGCCCTGGTCCAGGCCGCGGCAGTCAGCTCGGGGGGTGTGAGCAGTCCGGAGTCATGGGTGGCAGGGGACGACGGCACGGGGACTCCTCTGGGTGGGAACCGCTGTGGGTCGAGCGGTGTATGTAAGGCAGAGAGGCGTTCACAGCACGTGACGAAGGGCGCGGTCACGGACCATGAGCGCGGCTCGTTTGTCGGGAAGGTCGACTTCCGCCGAGAGGCGGAAGCCGGCGCTCAGGAAGGCCGAGACGGAAGGGGTGTTGCGAAGGTCGGGTTCTGCGATGACTCGGGTGCAGCGAGGCCGGTGGTCGAGCACGAGATCGGCGACTGCTCGCAGCAGTGTGGTGCCAACTCCGCGGCCGCGGTCGGCGACGCTGCCGAGGAGGAGGTGGATGCCGGTGTCGTGGGGCCGGGCGGGATAGTGCCGGGAGAGCGGGTCGAGGTCGGCGCGGTAGATCTCGAAATAGCTCATCGGTGTGGAGTCGAGGGCGCCGAGGCAGGGCACGCTGCGGCCGTCGCCGTCGAGTCGCGCGCGAATATGGGACTCGGTCACCGATTCCGGTCCGGCGAGATCCCAGAAGGCGGCCACGGCCGGGTCGTTCATCCAGCGGGTGAGGAGCGCCAGGTCCCGTTCGATCCGCACAGGTACGAGGTGGAACGAGCCGACAGGGGTGGCCGCCGGACCCCAGGTGGCGACGTCGTCGAGGAGGTCGCCGAACGTTGTCGCCGTGCCGTCGGTGCCGAGCAGGGCGACGAGTTCGTCAGCGAGATGCAGGTCCAGGGTGTCCTCACCGCCCGTGTCGGTCGGTGGTCGGGAGCCGGCTCCGGAGTCGGTGCCCGGGTCGGTGCTCGCATCGGTGGGGGGCATGGTGGCGCTCCTCTCGGCGGTTCGGTTCGGATCGTGGACTTTCGGCCGGGCGGTGGGCGTGTGGTCGGGATGAGGGCGGGGTGTGTCCTCAGGAACGGAGGGGGTTGGTGATGGCGACGTAGACGGACTGGGTGTCCACGGGTCCGACGAGTTCGTCGAGGCCGTGCAGGCGGGTGAGGAGGTTGGCCTTGCAGCGCAGGGTCGCGGCTTCCAGGAGCCGGTGCGGCAGCGGGGAGCCGAGGCCGGTGGCGGAGGTGAGGAACTGGCGGAAGCCGGCGAGCAGGACGCGTTCGTCGGCGAGACGCTGGGCGCCGAAGGCTCCGATGAGGCCGAGGACGTTGTTGATGCCGAGGTAGTAGGCGAAGCGCTCGTCGGTGACCTGGTCGGAGACGAACGTGTCGCTGGCGGTGCCGATGCCGGGGAGTCGGTTTTCCAGCTCGTCGCGGCGGGACTCGCGGAAGTAGTACCCCTGGTTGTCGCGGTAGCGGCCGCCGATGGGCCAGCCGTGGGTGTCGAGGAGCACCAGGGTGTTCTGCTGGTGGGCTTCGAGGGCGACGCCCGCGTGACCGTCGAGCCAGAGCACGGGGCGGACGACCTGGTCGAGGTAGCGCAGGAACCACTCCGCGGCGACGGCCGTGGTGGGGCGGCCGGTGCGGGCGGCGAGCCGGGTGACGATGTCGGCGAGGCGGGAGCGCATCCGCGTGGTGCCGGGCCAGGGGCGCGGCGCGGTGAGGGCGGCGATGCAGACGGCGTCGTCCCCGGCGGCGAAGGGGTTGTGGCGGACCATGACGTCGAGTCCGGGGATCGGTTCGCCGGCCGGGGTGTCGACCGCGAGCCAGGCGGGGTCGCGGACGATGTCGAAGCCGGGGTGGGCGGCCTGCCATTGGTCGACGAGCCCGGTGCGGAGCAGCCGGTGGACCTCCACGCCGCGGTGGAGTTCCTTGCGGAGGTTCTCGCGGCGGGAGTTGGTGATGCGTACGCCGAGGGAGAGCTTGAGCATCGTCCGGGCGCCGGGTCGGTGCACGGTGCGCACGGAGGAGGTGGGGTGCCAGGTGGCGCCGTGGGGACCGAGGTCGTGGAGCAGGCCGGCGTCCAGGAGGGCGGCGACGGCGGGGCGGTGCAACAGCTCACGCGCCTGCCACGGGTGCAGGGGCAACGGCACGGTCCCGGCGGGCAGTTCCAGACCTTCGGCGAGTCCGGCGGCGAGCTGGGCTGCGGTGACCGGGCGGCCCTGTTCGGTCCAGGCGGAGTCGGCGGCGAGGACCGTGGGGGCGACGGCCATCCAGTGCAGTGGGAAGGATCCGTGGAGCTCGGGTGAGTAGAGCCGGGCTTCGGCCTCGGAGAGCCCTTCGCGGCTCTTGGGGGTGGGGTGAAGAGGGTGGCCGAGCAGCAGGGACTGCTCGGCGGTGAGGAAGAGGTCCGCTTCGGGACCGGGGGTGGGGCGGCGGCGCCGCTCGGTGATGAACTCGGCGGTGCGGCGGGTCGAGTCGGCGACGCGGCCGACGAGTTCGGTTCCTTCGGGGCGGCCGGTCTCGCGGCTGAGGAGGGCGGCGACGGTGACGGCGTCGGCGGTGGGAGCGGTGGGGTGCAGTCCTTCGAGGGCGGGAGGCCCGAAGCGATGCCATCCCGTCGGCGACCAGTAGAGGACGGGGACGAGGAGGGCGGTGCCGCTGGCATCGAGGGGGATGCGGAGGGTCGTGGATTCGGGGGCGGGAAGGTTCTTCTCGCGTACCCAGCAGCGCAGCAGGTTCTCGATGGTCGCGGTGTCGGCGGCGCGGTGTGCGTCCGGGTCGTCGAGGTGGTCCACCCGAGCAGCCGTACTGCCCACAGCCGCATCGACGTTCACGGGGGCGTGCGGAGCGGGAGTGGGCTGGGGGTCGTACGGGCCGGAGTGCTGCCGGGGGACGGTGGCCTGCTCGACGGTGAGCGGGCCGCGTGCGGCGCTGCCGGTGTCGGACGCTTCGGATGCGGGGCTGGCGTTCACGGGGCGCTTCCTTGTGAGGGGTGTCCGGGTTCGGTCCGGGATCAGTGGGACGGTCCGGTCGGTCCGGTGTCGTTGCCGAGACGCGTACCGCGGGCGTGAGGCCCCGGGCGGTGGACGCGTTCGGCGGCGGCCAGGGCGTCGGCGAAACGGTCGAGGACGGCTTCGGCCTGCTCGTCGGTGAGGGTGAGCGGAGGGAGGAGGCGTACGACTCCCGAGTGGCGGCCGCCGAGTTCGACGATGAGACCGCGGTCGAGGCATTCCCGCTGGACTGCCGTCGCGAGGGCAGGGTCGGCCGGCGGGACGGTGGCACCGAGGTCGCCCGGCTCCTCGGAGTCCGGGTCCACCAGCTCGACGCCGATCATCAGCCCCCGGCCGCGCACATCGCCGATGCGGGGGTGGGCCGCGGCCAGGCCCTGGAGCCGTCCGAGCATCCGGGCGCCGAGGGTGGCCGCGCGGTCGGCGAGCCGGTTCTCCCGTACGTACGCGAGGGTGGCCGCTCCGGCTGCCATGGCGAGCTGGTTGCCACGGAAAGTGCCCGCGTGGGCGCCGGGTTCCCAGGCGTCGAGCTCCGACCTGTAGACGATGACCGCGAGCGGGAGGGAACCGCCGATGGCCTTGGAGAGGACCATGACGTCGGGGACGATGCCGCTGTGCTCCACGGCCCAGAAGGCGCCGGTGCGTCCGACGCCCGTCTGGACCTCGTCGGCGATGAGCGGGATGGAGCGGGCCGCGGTGATCTCCCGCATCCGGCGGAGCCAGGCGTCCGGGGCGGGGATGACACCGCCCTCGCCCTGGACCGGTTCGAGGATCATCGCGGCGGGGGTGGGGACCCCGCTCTTGGGGTCGTCGAGGAGGTTCTCCGTCCAGCGCGCGGACAGTTCGGCTCCGCGCTCGCCGCCGACGCCGAAGGGGCAGCGGTAGTTCTGCGGATAGGGCAGCCGGGTGACCCGTACGTCCGTCGCACCCCCCGAGGCGTCGAGGGCTCCGGCCGTCATGCCGTGGTAGGCGCCGGTGAAGCTGAGCAGGCCGCGTCGGCCGGTGGCGGTGCGAACGAGTTTGAGGGCGGCCTCGACTGCGTCCGTGCCCGCCGGTCCGCAGAACTGGATGCGCGCGTCGCGGGCGAGTGCGGCCGGCAGCGTGGCGAACAGCTCGGTGGTGAAGGCGTCCTTGACCGGGGTGGCGAGGTCGAGGACGTGCAGGGGGGCTCCGGAGTCGAGGACCTTCCTGATGGCTTCGAGGACCACCGGGTGGTTGTGCCCGAGGGCCAGGGTCCCCGCGCCGGACAGGCAGTCCAGATAACGCCGGCCGTCCGCGCCCTCGATGGTCAGTCCCCGGGCCCGTACGGGAACGATCGGCAGTGAGCGCGCATATGTGCGCGCCGCCGATTCGCGCAGCGACTGGCGACGCAGGATGCCTTCAAGTGCGCCCCCTTCACCCGCCCTCCGCTCCCGCTGGTGCGCCTGCGCGGCCGACGGTACGGCCGGAGCTGGTTCGGTCACGGCCACGGCTCGGTGTCCTCCCGCTGTAACAGTTGCGTTGCACATCGGTACGTTGCTCCGCCGCGCGAACGGCGTCGCTGAACGCTTCCTCTGTGTCCCCCGTACGTACCAACGACGAGGGCTGCCAAGGATCACGGGAAAATCCCAAGATCCTTGGGACGGTGGGGATCACGACCCGGCAACGACCGCGCGGAGGCCGGAACCGCGGACCTGCCGCGCGCCGTCCCACCGGGCACCGGCATAGTGGGGGCGCACATCAGCGCCGGTCACGGCGCCACCACAGTTCACTCATGCACAAGTTGACGTAGTCCCAGGGGGATCACGAGATGCGATCGATTCGTCCGCTGCTGGCCGCGGCAGCCGCCGTCGCGGCGTTGACGCTGACGGCGACGGCCTGCGGCCCGACCGAGGAGAACGCGGGCGACAAGCCCAGCGCTTCCGCGAGCCCGTCCACCGGCGACAAGATCACGATTCCGGACGATCTCAAGGACCGGCTCAAGGAGCACGGGATCGATCTGGACAAGTGGAGGAACGGCGAGTGGAAGAACTGGGACCGCGACAAGTGGCTTCGTGAGGCGAAGGACTACGTCAACCCGATCATCGAGGACCTCTGGGACCCGGACCGGATGCGGGACGCCCAGCGGCCCGACAAGCCGGTCGAGGAGGAGGACATCTCGGGCGACGACGGTGTCACCGACCCGACCCCCGCGCCGGTCCGGGCGAAGGGCGTGCAGTCGCCGTACCACTCCAACGCCCCCGAGGCGGGCAAGGTGTTCTTCGACGGCCCCGAGGGTTCGATGGTCTGCTCGGCCACGGTCGTGACGGACCCGGCCAACCCCGGCAAGTCCAACATGGTCTGGACCGCGGGCCACTGTGTGCACGCGGGCAAGAAGGGCGGCTGGTACCGCAACATCGCCTTCGTCCCCTCGTACAACGACCGCGCCCTGCCGACCGCGAAGCTGGAGAACGCGACGCGTGAGCAGGTCGCTCCGTACGGCGTGTGGTGGGGCGACTGGGCGCAGACGTCCGAGCAGTGGATCTCCCAGGGTGCGGCGACGGGCGGTCAGGGTGCTCCGTACGACTTCGCGGTGATCCATGTGACGCCGGAGAAGGGCAGCACGGGCAAGTCGCTGGAGGAGACGGTCGGTTCGGCGCTTCCGGTGGAGTTCAACGCTCCCGCGGTGTCGAAGATCGCGAACATGACGGCGACCGGTTACCCGGCGGGCCCGCCGTTCGACGGTCAGAAGATGTTCCAGTGCCAGGACAAGCCGGGCCGCCTGTCGGTGAAGGCGGAGCAGCCGACGATGTACCGCATCGGTTGCACGATGACCGGCGGTTCGTCCGGCGGTGGCTGGGTCGCCGCGGGGCAGGACGGCAAGCCGGCGCTGGTGTCCAACACCTCGATCGGCCCGGTGACGGCCGGCTGGCTGGCCGGTCCGCGCCTGGGCACCGAGGCCAAGGGCGTCTACGACGAGGTCAGCAAGAAGTTCGCCGGCCGCTAGGCGGCGGCCGAGGGGCGGGGCCCTGCGGGGTCCCGCCCCTTTCCTACGGGCATACTGTGCACCGCAAGTGACGCGTCCATGGCAACGCGACCGTGGCATTCGGTCCGTGGCGTCGCCCGGACGCGGGAAACATCATCTGGGGGATCTCAACTCATGCGTTCCACACGACTCATACCCGCCTTCGCCGCGCTGGCATCGGCGCTCGCGCTGACCGCCACCGCCTGCGGCCCGACCGAGACACCGGCGGCCGACAAGCCCACGGCGGAGACGAGCGCGCCCGCCACCGGAGGCGGCGATGCCGCTCTTCCCAAGGATCTCGCCGACAAGCTGAAGAAGCACGGCGTCGACCCGGACAAGTGGAAGAACGGCGAGTGGAAGAACTGGAACACGGACACGTGGCTCCGTGAGGCCGAGGACTTCGTCAACCCGGTGATCGACGGGCTCTGGGACTCCCAGCGGATGCAGTCCGCGAAGAGCCCGGACCAGACGATGGCCACGACGGCGGGCTCCGGGGGCAGCGACCCCACGCCGCGCCCCGTCCAGGCCCAGCGGGAGAAGACGCCCTACCACCGCAACGCGGCACCGGTCGGCAAGATCTTCTTCGACTCGCCCCAGGGTCACATGGTCTGCTCCGGCACGATCGTGAAGGACCCGCGCCGGCCCGGGAAGTCCAACATGGTGTGGACCGCGGGTCACTGCGTCCACGCCGGCCAGCGTGGCGGCTGGTACCGCAACATCACCTTCGTCCCCGCCTACAACGACCTCGGCAAGTCGCCGGCCGCGCTGCGCAACGCCCAGCCGCACGAGGAGGCGCCGTACGGCCAGTACTGGGCCGACTGGGCCGTGACCTCGGGCGAGTGGATCCAGCGTGGCGGGTCGCAGGCCGCCTGGCCGTACGACTACGCCGTGCTGCACGTGCAGCCGGCCCGTGGGAAGAAGTCCCTGGAGGAGACCGTCGGCGCCGCGCTGCCGGTCGACTTCTCGGCGCCCGCGCCCGCGCAGGCCGGGACGGTGGGAGCCTGGGGTTACCCGGCGGCCCCGCCGTACAACGGTCTGATCATGCACAAGTGCCTGGACCGGGCCACCCGGCTCACCACGGCACCGGCGACGCCGACCATGTACCGCATCGGCTGCACGATGACCGGTGGCTCGTCCGGCGGCGGCTGGTTCCGTGCGCTGCCCAACGGGACGACCGCGCTGGTGTCGAACACCTCGATCGGCCCGGCCGGCGGCAACGGCTGGCTGGCTGGACCGCTGCTGGGACGCGGCGCGAAGGACGCGCACGAGATGGTGAGCAAGAAGTTCGCCCGCTGACCCGACGGCACTGATACCCACGCCGGCGGACACCGGCGTACGACATGCGGAAGGCCCCGTCCCCTGATGAGGGGGGCGGGGCCTTCCGCATGTGAGCGAACCGGTCAGTGAGCGGCCGGTACGTACGGCGTCAGGAACGCCGCCAGCTCCTCGTGCACACGCGCCTTGAGCAGCGTGCCCTCCGGGGTGTGCTCCTCGGAGAGCAGCTCACCCTCGGCGTGCACCCGGGACACCAGCCCGCCCTCGGTGTACGGCACGAGCGCCTCGATCTCGACCTGCGGCCGCGGCAGTTCGGCGTCGATGAGCGCGAGCAGCTCCTCGATGCCCTCGCCCGTACGGGCGGAGACCGCGATCGCGTGGCGCTCGGCCCGCATCAGCCTCTGCAGGACGAGCGGGTCGGCCGCGTCCGCCTTGTTGACGACCACGACCTCCGGCACGTTGACCGCGCCGACGTCGCGGAACACCTCGCGTACCGCCGCGAGCTGCTCCTCCGGAGCCGGGTGCGAACCGTCGACCACGTGCAGGATCAGATCGGATTCGCCGACCTCCTCCATCGTGGAGCGGAACGCCTCGACCAGGTGGTGCGGCAGGTGCCGTACGAACCCGACGGTGTCGGCCAGGGTGTACACCCGGCCGCTGGGCGTCTCGGCCCGGCGCACGGTCGGGTCGAGGGTGGCGAACAGTGCGTTCTCCACCAGCACACCCGCACCGGTCAGCCGGTTGAGCAGCGAGGACTTGCCGGCGTTGGTGTATCCGGCGATGGCGACAGAGGGAACCTTGTGACGGCGCCGCTCCTGCCGCTTGATGTCGCGGCCGGTCTTCATCTCCGCGATCTCCCGGCGCATCTTCGCCATCTTCTCGCGGATCCGACGCCGGTCGGTCTCGATCTTGGTCTCACCGGGACCACGGGTGGCCATGCCGCCACCGCCGCCGCCACCCATCTGACGGGAGAGCGACTGACCCCAGCCTCGCAGTCGCGGCAGCATGTACTGCATCTGCGCCAGCGCGACCTGCGCCTTGCCCTCTCGGGACTTGGCGTGCTGGGCGAAGATGTCGAGGATGAGCGCGGTCCGGTCGACCACCTTCACCTTGACGACGTCTTCGAGGGCGATGAGCTGGCCGGGGCTGAGCTCGCCGTCACAGACGACGGTGTCAGCGCCGGACTCGAGCACGATGTCCCGCAGCTCACGGGCCTTGCCGGAACCGATGAAGGTGGCCGGGTCCGGCTTGTCACGGCGCTGGATCACGCCGTCGAGTACCAGGGCGCCCGCCGTCTCGGCGAGGGCCGCGAGCTCCGCCAGGGAGTTCTCCGCGTCCTGGACGGTCCCCGAGGTCCATACGCCGACCAGCACGACGCGCTCAAGGCGCAGCTGCCGGTACTCGACCTCGGTGACGTCCTCGAGCTCGGTGGAGAGGCCCGCCACGCGCCGCAGGGCCGCGCGCTCGGAGCGGTCGAACTGATCGCCGTCCCGCTCTCCGTCGATCTCGTGGCTCCAGGCGACGTCCTCTTCCATCAGGGCATCGGCCCGAAGGCTCTCGGTGCGGTTCGTCTCCGCGAAGCTCTGCTCGTCCTGGGAAGGGGATGAAGAGGAGGTCATTTGATCCTTACGTCGATGGAAGTCGTTGCGTCGATCACAACGTGTGACGGCACGGAAAGATTCCCGGGCCGGCCGCGTCGTCGACCTGACGATGGTGACACGGTCGGGCGTCGCCCGTCACCCCGGTTTTACGGCGCCGCGGGCCCCGGCGGCCGGGCGGGAGCGCCAGTCCGGGTGCCCGGGCATCGGCGGGGTCTTCTCCGCGTACAGCCAGCCCGCGAAGAACGACGTGAGGTCACGCCCCGCGATCTCGGAGGCGAGCGCCGTGAAGTCGGCGGTGGTGGCGGTGGAGTCGGCGTGCTCGCTCACCCAGCGGCGTTCCAGGCTCTGGAAGGCCTCCTTGCCGATCTCCTGACGGAGGGCGTAGAGGACCAGAGCGCTGCCGTCGTAGACGACGGGCCGGAAGAGGCTGATCTTCTGGCCCGGCGTGGGCGGCTCGGGGGCGGCGGGCGGTCCGCCGTCGGCACGCCAGGCGTCGGAAGCCCCGTAGGCGGCCCTCATGCGCTGCTCGAGGGACTGCTTGGCCGTCTCCTCTGCGTACAGCGCCTCGTACCAGCTCGCGTGCCCCTCGTTGAGCCACAGGTCGGACCATGTGCGGGGCGAGACGCTGTTGCCGAACCATTGGTGGGCCAGCTCATGGACCATGATCGAGTCGACGTACCACTCCGGGTACGCGGGCTCGGTGAAGAGCCTTCTCTCGAAGAGAGAGAGGGTCTGGGTCTCCAGCTCGAATCCGGTGTCGGCGTCGGCCACCAGGAGTCCGTACGTCTCGAAGGGATAGGCGCCGACCTGGCGCTCCATCCACTCGATGTGGCCGGGGGTGCGCTTCAGCCAGGGCTCCATGAGCTCGCGGTCGGCGGTGCGCACCACGTCCCTCAGGGGGAGCCCGTGGGGGCCGGTCCGGTGGACGACGGTGGTGCGGCCGATGGAGACCTGGGCGAGCTCGGTGGCCATGGGGTGGGTCGTGCGGTACGTCCAGGTCGTGGTGGTCCCGTCGGCTTTCTGGTCGACCGGGAGGCCGTTGGCGACGGCCGTCAGCGCGCTGGGGGCGGTGATGCGGAAGGTGAAGTACGCCTTGTCGGCGGGGTGGTCGTTGGAGGGGAAGACCCGGTGGGCGGCGTCGGCCTGGTTGGCCATGGCGAGACCGTCGCCGGTGCGGACCCAGCCGCCGGTGTCGGCGGGGCCACTGGGATCGCTGGTGTGGGTGACGGCGATGGTCAGCGGGTCGCCGTCCTCGGCAGGCTGGGCGGGTGTGATCACCAGGTCCTCGCCGCTGGTCACGAAGTCGGCCGGTTCGCCATCGACGGTGACCGAGGCGACCTTGCCGTGCGTGAAGTCGAGGTTGATCCGCTCCAGGTCGGCGGTGGCGAGGGCGTCGATCCGGGTCACCGCAGCGAGCGGCTCGGTGTTCTTGCCCTGATAGGTGAGATCGATGTCGTACGAGAGGACGTCGTAGCCCGGGTTGCCGAGGTGAGGGAAGAGCGGGTCTCCGATCCCGAGCGGCGCGGGTGCGGGGAGGGAGGCGGCGACGAGCCCGGCCGAGGCGGCGACCAGGACGGCGGAACGCAGCCAACGCGCGCGTGGGGAGCGATTTCGGGGTGTGAGCGGCATGGGCTACGGCTACCAGTGCCCGCGCCGCTCCCCCGTGCGGCGCGCTCGCCCGCCACCCGAAGGGGTCACCGCTGTGCTGACGTCACCCCAGTGCTGCCCGTCACGCGCGCCGACGTCATTCCTCGTGCGAGGCGGGGTGCCGGGCGCGGCTCACGTCGTACACCCCGGGCACGTCCCGCATGGCTCGCATCAGGGCGGGCAGCCCCGCCGCGTCGGGGAGTTGCAGGGTGTACGTGTGCCGGACCCGCTGCTCGCTGGGGGGCTCGACCGTCGCGGCGACGACAGCGACGCCCTCGGTGGCGATGGCTTCGGTGAGATCCGCGAGGAGGCGGGGGCGGCCGAAGGACTCGGCTACGAGCGTCACACGGCACTCGGCGGTGTCGCCCCAGTGGACGGTGACCGGGGTGCGCCCGAGCCGTCTCATCGTGTCGACGGCGGCGCAGCCGGCGCGGTGGACGGTGACGGATCCGCCGCGGACCTGGAAGCCGGTGATCTCGTCGGGCGGTACGGGGGTGCAGCAGCCGGCCGGCCGTACGACGGCGTCGGTGGCGGTTACCTCCGGCAGGTCGGCGTGGAGCTTGGCGCCCGAGCGCCGGTCGGCGGTGAAGGAGACCGATGGCCGGGGGTCGGCCTCGGGTGCTCTCACGGCCTCCGGGTGCGCCTGGAGCCAGGCGGTGATCGCGATGCGCGCGGCGGGGGTACGGGTGTGCTCCAGCCACTCGGGGGACGGCCCGGACGCCGTGTCCTGGGCGAGCAGCAGCTGCACGGTGTCGCCGTCGTTCAGCACCGTACTGAGCGTGGCCAGGCGCCCGTTGACGCGGGCGCCGAGGCAGCCGTGCGCGGCGTCGCCGTGCTGCGCGTAGGCGGCGTCGACGCAGCTCGCGCCGGCGGGCAGGCTGATCTTGCCGGGGGCGCTGCCGTCGGCGCGGAAGACGGTGATCTCCTGGTCCTCCGCGAGGTCCGCGCGCAACGAGGTCCAGAAGGTGTCGGGGTCGGGCGTGGCCTGCTGCCAGTCGAGGAGCCGGGAGAGCCAGCCGGGGCGGGTGGGGTCGACGCGCTCCCCGTCCTCGGCCGGTTCGGGGCCGTCACTGCCCGTCGGAGGGGTGTACGGGTTTCCGAGCGCGACCACGCCGGCCTCGGCGACCTGATGCATCTGGTGCGTACGGATGAGGACTTCGGCGACGGCACCGTCCGGGGCGGCGACGGCGGTGTGCAGCGACTGGTACAGGTTGAACTTGGGGGCGGCGATGAAGTCCTTGAACTCGGAGATCACCGGCGTGAAACACGTGTGGAGTTCGCCGAGGACGGCGTAACAGTCGGCGTCCTCGGCCACGAGGACGAGGAGCCGACCGAAGTCGCTGCCCCGCAGGTCGCCGCGCTTGAGGCGGACGCGGTGGACGGAGACGAAGTGCCGTGGCCGGACGAGGACTTCTGCGGCGATGTCCGCTTCCCTCAGGACGGCGGAGACGCTGTCGGCGATGGCGGCGAGCGCGTCGCCCGCACCGGTGTTCTCGGCGATGAGCGCCCGGGTCGCTTCGTACTCCTCGGGGTGGAGGATCGCGAAGACGAGGTCCTCCAGCTCGGTCTTGAGCGCCTGGACACCGAGCCGCTCGGCGAGCGGGATGAGGAAGTCGCGGGTGACCTTGGCGATCCGGACCTGTTTCTCGGGGCGCATCACGCCGAGGGTGCGCATGTTGTGGAGCCGGTCGGCGAGCTTGATCGACATGACCCGGACGTCGTTGCCGGTGGCGACGAGCATCTTGCGGAAGGTCTCGGGCTCGGCGGCCGCGCCGTAGTCGACCTTCTCCAACTTGGTGACGCCGTCGACGAGATAGGCGACCTCGTC contains:
- the hflX gene encoding GTPase HflX, whose protein sequence is MTSSSSPSQDEQSFAETNRTESLRADALMEEDVAWSHEIDGERDGDQFDRSERAALRRVAGLSTELEDVTEVEYRQLRLERVVLVGVWTSGTVQDAENSLAELAALAETAGALVLDGVIQRRDKPDPATFIGSGKARELRDIVLESGADTVVCDGELSPGQLIALEDVVKVKVVDRTALILDIFAQHAKSREGKAQVALAQMQYMLPRLRGWGQSLSRQMGGGGGGGMATRGPGETKIETDRRRIREKMAKMRREIAEMKTGRDIKRQERRRHKVPSVAIAGYTNAGKSSLLNRLTGAGVLVENALFATLDPTVRRAETPSGRVYTLADTVGFVRHLPHHLVEAFRSTMEEVGESDLILHVVDGSHPAPEEQLAAVREVFRDVGAVNVPEVVVVNKADAADPLVLQRLMRAERHAIAVSARTGEGIEELLALIDAELPRPQVEIEALVPYTEGGLVSRVHAEGELLSEEHTPEGTLLKARVHEELAAFLTPYVPAAH
- a CDS encoding M1 family metallopeptidase — protein: MPLTPRNRSPRARWLRSAVLVAASAGLVAASLPAPAPLGIGDPLFPHLGNPGYDVLSYDIDLTYQGKNTEPLAAVTRIDALATADLERINLDFTHGKVASVTVDGEPADFVTSGEDLVITPAQPAEDGDPLTIAVTHTSDPSGPADTGGWVRTGDGLAMANQADAAHRVFPSNDHPADKAYFTFRITAPSALTAVANGLPVDQKADGTTTTWTYRTTHPMATELAQVSIGRTTVVHRTGPHGLPLRDVVRTADRELMEPWLKRTPGHIEWMERQVGAYPFETYGLLVADADTGFELETQTLSLFERRLFTEPAYPEWYVDSIMVHELAHQWFGNSVSPRTWSDLWLNEGHASWYEALYAEETAKQSLEQRMRAAYGASDAWRADGGPPAAPEPPTPGQKISLFRPVVYDGSALVLYALRQEIGKEAFQSLERRWVSEHADSTATTADFTALASEIAGRDLTSFFAGWLYAEKTPPMPGHPDWRSRPAAGARGAVKPG
- a CDS encoding HD domain-containing protein translates to MSAEATNPVSAAEATGPDAPSRRRARPRIDLRRLGRAALLGPTTRDRLLDAIGHVAEAHRAHHPDADLAVLRRAYVLAEYSHRGQFRKSGEPYITHPLAVTLILAELGAETTTLTAALLHDTVEDTEVTLDQVREQFGDEVAYLVDGVTKLEKVDYGAAAEPETFRKMLVATGNDVRVMSIKLADRLHNMRTLGVMRPEKQVRIAKVTRDFLIPLAERLGVQALKTELEDLVFAILHPEEYEATRALIAENTGAGDALAAIADSVSAVLREADIAAEVLVRPRHFVSVHRVRLKRGDLRGSDFGRLLVLVAEDADCYAVLGELHTCFTPVISEFKDFIAAPKFNLYQSLHTAVAAPDGAVAEVLIRTHQMHQVAEAGVVALGNPYTPPTGSDGPEPAEDGERVDPTRPGWLSRLLDWQQATPDPDTFWTSLRADLAEDQEITVFRADGSAPGKISLPAGASCVDAAYAQHGDAAHGCLGARVNGRLATLSTVLNDGDTVQLLLAQDTASGPSPEWLEHTRTPAARIAITAWLQAHPEAVRAPEADPRPSVSFTADRRSGAKLHADLPEVTATDAVVRPAGCCTPVPPDEITGFQVRGGSVTVHRAGCAAVDTMRRLGRTPVTVHWGDTAECRVTLVAESFGRPRLLADLTEAIATEGVAVVAATVEPPSEQRVRHTYTLQLPDAAGLPALMRAMRDVPGVYDVSRARHPASHEE